A single genomic interval of Mangifera indica cultivar Alphonso chromosome 5, CATAS_Mindica_2.1, whole genome shotgun sequence harbors:
- the LOC123216224 gene encoding uncharacterized protein LOC123216224 produces MAAILSRRLLKRSSFSLFNSNFNYLNSTFSHQKPLNPSFNVPNFISTFSSPVNQQQNPISISPYFSNPNSLVSFLISSKNPRFFSTSDPEKPQENRSEYPSQNPDFKHQEIEGPTVERDLSALANETREILEEMMRKIYSLSRVVAVLGLFQLGIGAWISYLTRSSPMMEASIQSFVAFGFPFTLAFMLRRSLKPMYFFKKMEEQGRLQILTLTLQVFKNLNMFFVRLHGVCYLCIAGMSFGLVFSVLSN; encoded by the coding sequence ATGGCAGCCATTCTCTCGCGCAGACTGCTCAAACgctcttcattttctttgttcaattctaattttaactACTTAAATTCCACTTTCTCGCACCAAAAACCCTTAAACCCTAGCTTCAATGTCCCCAATTTCATTTCTACTTTTTCTAGTCCTGTCAATCAACAACAAAATCCCATCTCAATTTCACCGTATTTCAGTAATCCCAACTCTCTCGTCTCTTTTTTGATATCATctaaaaaccctaggtttttttCAACCTCTGATCCTGAGAAACCCCAGGAGAACCGGAGTGAGTACCCCAGTCAAAACCCTGATTTCAAGCACCAAGAAATAGAAGGACCGACTGTTGAACGTGATTTATCAGCTTTAGCGAATGAGACCAGAGAAATTCTTGAAGAAATGATGAGGAAAATATATAGTCTTAGCAGAGTTGTTGCTGTTCTGGGTCTGTTTCAATTAGGTATAGGAGCTTGGATTTCGTACCTTACACGATCATCACCGATGATGGAGGCTTCGATACAGAGTTTTGTGGCATTTGGGTTTCCGTTTACGTTGGCGTTTATGTTGAGACGATCTTTGAAGCCAATGTATTTCTTTAAGAAGATGGAGGAGCAAGGCAGGTTGCAGATTCTTACTTTAACTCTTCAGGTCTTTAAGAACTTGAATATGTTCTTTGTTCGGCTTCATGGGGTTTGTTACTTGTGCATTGCAGGAATGTCTTTTGGATTAGTGTTCAGTGTGTTGTCTAATTGA
- the LOC123216222 gene encoding uncharacterized protein LOC123216222 — MGTVDDRTFKANFSGEGVTKLKDEVKDKLKEFMGDYTDDTLVEYVIVLLRNGRRKEEARNELNVFLGDDSDCFVSWLWGHLASNLNLYVHTKESHTNEMVKMEPTSGDQAGSSDSPQLDSESEKGKHNKLSRSRHNKEWKGLVKNAAEPLPLCTSKVDNIDLEEKSGHDVSHPKKTPQPRVQKKRSRPDERQHAKREVVGQPPIAASRRLLQFAVRDAVGTTRPSCSGQEPTLKRLRSVVSTSSADSELIKRRRRIRSVATVPNPLATVIKAVAEAAEDVIKVKSMGSVFDRLGRGIDVSEMAVPHEGPTEAFVQDQEYESLDQVLEPTSSLYVNRHEYSGQYVGNMRMTESDNGLSFDPISDDESYDDVNHMGHQVTDVSQSGASGEIKGEDSPMLQYGVAKNVDDVMQIPRNKDHDQSLLAVNPSHKMANFSMNVNTGKPLHYQEPRDVPGLDSRKSIQQIEAESGKSGVQLMKENNNPAIVGYGNAKSVADIKKESQKVLPSAPGIYPAGRPLEDADSRTIFVSNVHFAATKDSLSRHFNKFGEVLKVVIVTDAATGQPKGSAYVEFMRKEAAVNALTLDGTSFMSRILKVVKRNAAHQDAAPLLTWPHVARGSPYAASRFTRASFPRGIPGAFRPRLPIKPGPRSLQWKRDAQATPVETGAQVPGNTVLSPTARSLTYVRMEPKVDGNLDTT, encoded by the exons ATGGGTACCGTGGATGATCGGACGTTTAAGGCTAATTTTAGCGGTGAGGGAGTGACGAAGTTAAAAGATGAGGTGAAGGATAAACTCAAAGAGTTCATGGGAGATTACACCGACGACACACTTGTG GAATATGTTATTGTATTACTGAGAAATGGAAGACGCAAAGAAGAAGCAAGGAATGAGTTGAATGTGTTTTTAGGAGATGATAGTGATTGTTTTGTATCTTG GTTGTGGGGTCATTTGgcttcaaatttgaatttgtatgtTCATACCAAGGAATCTCACACGAATGAAATGGTAAAAATGGAACCCACATCAGGTGATCAGGCTGGGAGCAGTGATTCTCCTCAATTGGATTCTGAATCTGAAAAAGGAAAGCATAATAAATTATCTAGGAGTCGGCACAATAAAGAGTGGAAAGGATTGGTGAAGAATGCTGCAGAACCTCTACCTCTTTGTACCTCTAAGGTTGACAATATCGACTTAGAGGAAAAATCAGGTCATGATGTTAGTCATCCTAAAAAAACTCCTCAACCTAGAGTTCAAAAGAAAAGGAGCAGGCCCGATGAGAGACAGCATGCTAAG AGGGAGGTAGTGGGCCAACCACCTATTGCTGCTTCTCGACGGCTACTTCAGTTTGCCGTTCGAGATGCGGTGGGGACTACTAGGCCATCTTGTTCAGGCCAAGAGCCAACATTGAAACGTCTTCGTTCAGTGGTTTCTACATCGTCTGCAGACTCGGAATTGATTAAACGTCGCCGGAGAATTAGGTCGGTTGCAACAGTACCTAATCCTTTAGCAACTGTGATAAAAGCTGTGGCAGAAGCTGCTGAAGATGTAATTAAAGTTAAGTCTATGGGAAGTGTATTTGATCGACTTGGTCGAGGAATTGATGTATCAGAGATGGCCGTTCCTCATGAAGGACCTACAGAAGCTTTTGTTCAAGACCAAGAATATGAAAGTTTGGACCAAGTTCTGGAGCCAACCAGTTCACTTTATGTTAATAGACATGAGTACAGTGGACAATATGTTGGGAACATGAGAATGACTGAAAGTGACAATGGTTTGTCCTTTGACCCAATATCTGATGATGAAAGTTATGATGATGTCAATCATATGGGACATCAAGTCACAGATGTTTCTCAGTCAGGAGCATCTGGTGAAATCAAGGGTGAAGATTCTCCAATGTTGCAGTATGGTGTAGCTAAAAATGTTGATGATGTAATGCAAATACCGCGGAACAAAGATCATGATCAGTCTCTTTTGGCAGTGAATCCTTCCCATAAGATGGCTAACTTTTCTATGAATGTAAATACTGGGAAACCTCTTCATTATCAGGAGCCAAGAGATGTCCCAGGATTAGATAGTCGAAAATCTATTCAGCAGATTGAGGCAGAGTCTGGAAAATCTGGTGTGCAACTAATGAAGGAGAATAACAACCCTGCTATTGTTGGTTATGGAAAT GCAAAATCTGTTGCAGATATTAAAAAAGAATCTCAAAAGGTGCTGCCTTCTGCTCCTG GTATATATCCTGCTGGTCGTCCTTTGGAGGATGCTGATTCTCGAACCATTTTTGTATCcaat GTTCATTTTGCTGCTACCAAGGACAGTCTTTCTCGGCATTTTAACAAGTTTGGTGAAGTACTTAAAGTTGTTATTGTTACTGATGCTGCAACTGGGCAGCCAAAAGG GTCAGCTTATGTGGAGTTTATGCGTAAAGAGGCAGCAGTCAATGCATTAACTCTGGACGGTACCTCCTTTATGTCACGGATTCTAAAG GTGGTTAAGAGAAACGCTGCCCATCAAGATGCTGCTCCTCTTCTGACCTGGCCTCACGTTGCACGGGGCTCTCCTTATGCTGCATCGAGGTTTACCAGGGCTTCTTTCCCTAGAGGCATTCCTGGTGCATTTAGGCCTCGTCTTCCTATTAAACCTGGTCCAAGGAGTTTGCAGTGGAAGCGTGATGCTCAGGCCACTCCTGTTGAGACTGGTGCTCAAGTTCCTGGGAACACTGTTCTTTCCCCAACAGCACGAAGTCTTACCTATGTTAGAATGGAGCCTAAAGTAGATGGGAATTTGGATACCACCTGA
- the LOC123217751 gene encoding zinc finger A20 and AN1 domain-containing stress-associated protein 5-like, with the protein MAQKTEKEETEFKVPETLTLCINNCGFTGNPATNNMCQKCFNATTASAKSTTATATATATATTTASASTTSAATTATTMDSSTSGGGAILKFSSDKTTRSRLIDRSSDATGTTSQSPESDRHKADVVEKSVVNRCSGCRRKVGLTGFRCRCGELFCGEHRYSDRHDCSYDYKSAGRDAIARENPVVKAAKIVRV; encoded by the coding sequence ATGGCTCAGAAGACAGAAAAGGAAGAGACGGAGTTCAAGGTACCCGAAACTTTGACTCTATGTATCAACAATTGTGGTTTCACAGGTAATCCAGCTACCAACAACATGTGCCAGAAATGTTTCAACGCCACCACGGCCTCCGCTAAATCAACCACCGCCACCGCCACCGCCACCGCCACCGCCACGACGACGGCTTCCGCATCAACAACCTCCGCTGCAACAACAGCAACCACCATGGATTCTAGCACAAGCGGAGGTGGTGCGATCTTAAAGTTCTCTAGCGATAAAACTACAAGATCTCGATTGATCGACCGGTCCTCAGATGCCACAGGTACAACCAGTCAAAGTCCGGAGTCAGATCGGCATAAAGCCGACGTCGTTGAGAAGAGCGTGGTAAACCGGTGTTCCGGCTGTCGACGAAAGGTTGGTTTGACCGGATTCAGATGTCGATGCGGAGAATTGTTCTGTGGAGAACATCGATATTCGGATCGGCACGATTGCAGTTACGATTATAAATCAGCTGGTCGTGATGCGATCGCTAGAGAAAATCCCGTCGTAAAAGCAGCTAAGATTGTTAGAGTTTGA